The Mycobacteriales bacterium genome contains the following window.
TGGCCCGGCGGGAGCACCTCGAGCGCCTCGGCCGGCAGGGCGATCGACCCGTCCGCCCCGACGACGGCCAGCTGCGTGCCGTCGCGGCCTTCTGCACCCACCCGGCCGTCACGCATCGAGAGCGTCCGTTCGAAGGTCGAGGCGACCGCGGGGTCGTGGGTGACCACCACCAGCGTCGCGCCGGACCGCTCGGCGGCCTGGTGCAGCGTGCGGATGACGAGGTCGCGCTCGGACGGGTCGAGCCGGCTGGTCGGCTCGTCGACGAGCAACAAGCCCGGCCGGCGAGCCATGACGAGGGCGAGTGCGAGCCGTTGAAGCTGACCGGCTGACAGCTCGCGCGCCGGGTGGTCGACCACGTCGGTCAGTGCGAAGTCGGACAGCGTTGCCGCCGGGTCGGGGTCTCCTGCGCCGGCGAGGGCGAGCGTCGGGCTGGCATAGGGCAACAGGGCGCGCGACGGCTCCTGCAGCAACAACGCCACCGTGGTGGCACGAAGCCGCCGGCCCGCGAGTGGGTCCGCG
Protein-coding sequences here:
- a CDS encoding AAA family ATPase produces the protein ADPLAGRRLRATTVALLLQEPSRALLPYASPTLALAGAGDPDPAATLSDFALTDVVDHPARELSAGQLQRLALALVMARRPGLLLVDEPTSRLDPSERDLVIRTLHQAAERSGATLVVVTHDPAVASTFERTLSMRDGRVGAEGRDGTQLAVVGADGSIALPAEALEVLPPGHYAHVEVTGHGILLRPYDEDGGRR